The segment TCTGTAACGCTGATTTGTGTGACGATCCTAAAATGTTGGAACGAGTAATCGTTGGCAGCTACATTCTCGGGCGTGACGTTTTCTCAGTGATATCCTCTGAAAGGATGCGATCTGAACACGTTGAAGAAATCAGAGGCGTAATACGTAAACTGATTGGATTAGGAATCGTAGAGGAGACACACGATCGTATCACGCTCCAATGTTCTGTTGATCCAAGGAAATTCCAATTGGACATGCTTTTGCGAAGACTTTCGATAATTTCGTTGACCATTGTAAAGGAAGCAGTACAGGCACTCGTAGAGTTCGATGAAACATTGGCTCAAGATGCCATAAACCGAGAGGACGAAGCCGATATGATGCATTTACTTGCAATGAGGTTGCTTATTTCTGCACAGAGAAAAAGAGAAGTAGCTGAAGAAATAGGATTAACAGACCCGTTACATATCCTATATTTCGGACTTATGCTGAGATATCTCGAGTTGATTGCTGACTACGCTGAAGAAATAGCACGCAGAGTTATTACACTAATACAGAAGTATAGAGATCGAATACCTAAATGGGCAATTGAACGAATCAGCAATCTGAATGACTTAGCCCACGATTTGGTTCTAAAAGCCGTGGACGCTTTCTTCATTGGTGACATTAAAATCGCAAACAGCCTCCTAGGAATGTTGACGTTTATTGGACTAGAAAGAGAGAGAATTATTCAAGACCTGCCTGAAATACCGAATCTGAGATGCATACTATGGGACATAAATAGAATAGCGGACAACGGTGCGGGCATCGCTTTGATAGCAATAAACAATACTCTCGAAAAAAAGACTAAAATATGCTCAAAACGCTGGTCAATAAGCTCCAAGTAACATGCGCATCGCCCTCAGCTCTTCAAATAATCAATGAGTTTTT is part of the Candidatus Bathyarchaeota archaeon genome and harbors:
- a CDS encoding phosphate uptake regulator PhoU, yielding MEIRKLQKVGYSTLSVSLPSRWVKEKGLKRGDNIFFMPERDGSLKLFPNELLKSKEETDEYICNADLCDDPKMLERVIVGSYILGRDVFSVISSERMRSEHVEEIRGVIRKLIGLGIVEETHDRITLQCSVDPRKFQLDMLLRRLSIISLTIVKEAVQALVEFDETLAQDAINREDEADMMHLLAMRLLISAQRKREVAEEIGLTDPLHILYFGLMLRYLELIADYAEEIARRVITLIQKYRDRIPKWAIERISNLNDLAHDLVLKAVDAFFIGDIKIANSLLGMLTFIGLERERIIQDLPEIPNLRCILWDINRIADNGAGIALIAINNTLEKKTKICSKRWSISSK